In a single window of the Cupriavidus basilensis genome:
- a CDS encoding TetR/AcrR family transcriptional regulator, translating to MSIFGRLSFKDQAFKLREDAILDAATRILAGKGFDLMTMDDVALEVGISKPSLYKHFKSKEDLVGEALIRLIDGALEYLEQLPGDLTGLARLRALLEWALRVRLTGGLPFLPSTSPHVREMLTRNLRYVTRVLKLNRQLEKLVAEAKAAGELDPSLPDDVILFSYYARTCDPAVDYLQLYSKLGTDAIVEHMLKVSFEGMRSHL from the coding sequence ATGAGTATTTTCGGCAGGCTGAGTTTCAAGGACCAGGCTTTCAAGCTGCGTGAGGACGCGATCCTCGATGCGGCGACCCGCATCCTGGCTGGCAAGGGCTTCGACCTGATGACCATGGACGACGTGGCGCTGGAGGTTGGCATCTCCAAGCCCAGCCTCTACAAGCACTTCAAATCCAAGGAAGATCTGGTCGGCGAAGCATTGATCCGGCTGATCGACGGCGCGCTCGAGTACCTGGAGCAGCTCCCGGGCGATCTGACGGGGCTGGCGCGCTTGCGCGCCTTGCTCGAGTGGGCGCTGCGCGTACGCCTGACCGGCGGGCTGCCGTTCCTGCCATCCACCAGCCCGCATGTGCGCGAGATGCTCACGCGCAACCTGCGCTACGTCACGCGCGTGCTCAAGCTCAACCGGCAACTGGAAAAGCTCGTGGCCGAGGCCAAGGCGGCGGGCGAGCTCGATCCGTCGCTCCCCGACGATGTGATTCTGTTCAGCTATTACGCGCGCACTTGCGATCCGGCCGTGGATTACCTGCAGCTGTACAGCAAGCTGGGCACCGACGCGATCGTCGAGCACATGCTCAAGGTCAGCTTTGAAGGAATGCGTAGTCACTTGTAG